In Liquorilactobacillus hordei DSM 19519, the following proteins share a genomic window:
- a CDS encoding ISL3 family transposase, whose amino-acid sequence MSQDYSIENILQIQDPNIKCISIDNSDPKKQVIHAKLTYSIKRCPLCGQSQVVRFGTNLINVRMPPIKERPVILKLLKQRYLCKRGQHTFSAETSLVKPHCQISEDTKQMIILQLTKDRSITDIAEELNVSPVAVNRVLDSLAIQTKTALLTLPTTLCFDEFRSTGHQMSFIAIDGDTHRLVSVLPNRLNRSIQNHFESNYSLAERRKVKQVVIDFNAQYQSVIHIIFPEAKVIADNFHLVQMGLQALNQTRVQLMHRFTQNSREYRVLKHHWRLFLKTYSGLNQRKPQWFAHLKNWFTQEQLVWQGLELDSTYQHTYFVAHSLVDALRKRDYLKFIKTLNRADKVSPQLETTIKTYRKYLPLIKNMMASNYSNGPIEGVNRKIKQIKRTAYGYRNWSHFYTRIRIEFTIRIKKRKPIRK is encoded by the coding sequence ATGTCCCAAGACTATTCTATCGAAAATATACTTCAAATCCAAGACCCAAATATTAAATGTATCAGTATTGACAATTCTGATCCCAAGAAACAAGTCATTCATGCCAAATTAACTTATTCGATAAAGCGCTGTCCACTTTGTGGCCAATCCCAAGTAGTCCGTTTTGGAACTAATTTGATCAACGTCAGGATGCCACCTATCAAAGAACGACCAGTTATCTTAAAACTGCTTAAACAACGTTATCTGTGCAAAAGAGGGCAACATACTTTTAGTGCTGAAACGTCGCTAGTTAAACCACACTGTCAAATCTCAGAAGATACCAAACAGATGATTATTCTACAGCTTACTAAAGATCGTAGTATTACTGATATTGCAGAGGAATTAAATGTTTCACCAGTGGCAGTTAATCGAGTACTTGATTCATTAGCGATTCAGACTAAGACCGCCTTGCTTACCTTACCAACTACGTTGTGTTTTGATGAATTTCGCTCCACTGGTCATCAGATGAGTTTTATTGCCATTGATGGTGATACACATCGGCTAGTTTCTGTTTTACCTAATCGCCTTAATCGAAGTATCCAAAATCACTTTGAAAGTAACTATTCCTTAGCTGAACGTAGGAAAGTTAAACAAGTAGTTATTGATTTCAATGCACAGTATCAATCCGTAATTCACATAATTTTTCCAGAAGCAAAAGTTATCGCCGATAACTTTCATCTAGTTCAAATGGGACTCCAAGCACTGAACCAGACACGCGTACAGTTAATGCATCGATTCACTCAAAATTCACGAGAATATCGAGTTCTCAAACATCACTGGCGTTTATTTTTAAAAACTTATTCTGGCTTAAATCAACGTAAACCACAATGGTTTGCGCATTTAAAGAACTGGTTCACCCAAGAACAATTAGTCTGGCAAGGTCTTGAGTTAGATTCAACCTACCAACACACTTACTTCGTTGCGCATTCCCTAGTTGATGCCTTAAGAAAGCGTGATTATTTAAAGTTCATTAAAACACTAAATCGAGCTGACAAAGTCAGCCCACAGCTTGAAACCACAATAAAGACCTATCGCAAATATCTACCATTAATTAAAAACATGATGGCAAGCAACTATTCAAATGGCCCAATAGAAGGTGTTAATCGCAAAATCAAACAAATTAAACGCACGGCATACGGCTATAGAAACTGGTCACATTTTTACACCCGGATTAGAATTGAATTTACGATTCGAATAAAAAAAAGAAAACCAATTCGAAAATGA
- a CDS encoding glucose-6-phosphate isomerase gives MAHISFDSSNLTKFVHDNELGEMQALVSAADKELREGTGAGNDFRGFLNLPADFDKEEFTRIKKAAKKIQSDSEVLIVIGIGGSYLGARAAIEFIHHGFFNLLSAEKRNAPQIFFAGNSISSSYVHDLLELVGDRDFSVNVISKSGTTTEPSIAFRVFKEKLVEKYGKEAAKERIYATTDRARGALKTEADAEGYETFVIPDDVGGRFSVLTPVGLLPIAASGADVDAIMQGADEARVAYQDADLTKNEAYQYAALRNILYRKGYTTEILENYEPSLQYFSEWWKQLMGESEGKDQKGIYPSSANFSTDLHSLGQYIQEGRRNLMETVVKVAKPNHDVEIPKEEENLDGLGYLEGKSMDFVNTKAFQGVVLAHTDGNVPNMIVNIPDRSAYTLGYTIYFFEIAVAISGYLNGINPFNQPGVEAYKKNMFALLNRPGYEDLSKELNNRLK, from the coding sequence ATGGCACATATTTCATTTGATAGCTCTAACTTAACAAAATTTGTTCATGATAACGAATTAGGAGAAATGCAAGCGCTTGTTTCGGCTGCAGATAAGGAATTACGTGAAGGTACTGGTGCAGGTAATGATTTTAGAGGTTTCTTAAATTTACCTGCTGATTTTGATAAAGAGGAATTTACAAGAATTAAGAAGGCTGCTAAAAAAATTCAATCAGATTCTGAAGTTTTGATTGTGATTGGGATTGGTGGTTCTTATTTAGGTGCTCGTGCAGCAATTGAATTTATTCATCATGGTTTCTTTAATTTACTTTCTGCTGAAAAAAGAAATGCACCTCAAATCTTTTTTGCAGGTAACTCGATCAGTTCTTCATATGTTCATGATTTGCTGGAATTAGTTGGGGATCGTGATTTTTCAGTTAATGTTATTTCAAAATCTGGGACAACAACTGAACCGTCAATTGCTTTTCGCGTGTTCAAGGAAAAATTGGTTGAAAAATATGGTAAAGAAGCCGCAAAAGAACGTATTTATGCGACAACTGACCGTGCACGTGGTGCTTTGAAGACAGAAGCGGATGCAGAAGGATATGAAACCTTTGTCATTCCTGATGATGTGGGCGGACGTTTCTCCGTATTGACACCAGTTGGATTATTGCCAATTGCTGCATCTGGTGCAGACGTAGATGCAATTATGCAAGGAGCAGACGAGGCAAGAGTTGCCTACCAAGACGCTGATTTGACAAAAAATGAAGCCTATCAATATGCTGCATTGCGTAATATTCTCTATCGTAAGGGTTATACGACTGAAATTCTTGAAAATTATGAACCATCCCTACAATATTTCTCAGAATGGTGGAAACAATTAATGGGAGAATCTGAAGGAAAAGATCAAAAAGGTATCTACCCTTCATCAGCTAACTTCTCTACTGATTTACATTCACTGGGACAATATATCCAAGAGGGTCGCCGTAATTTAATGGAGACAGTTGTAAAGGTTGCTAAGCCAAATCACGATGTTGAAATACCAAAAGAAGAAGAAAACTTGGATGGGTTGGGCTATCTTGAAGGAAAATCAATGGACTTTGTTAATACAAAGGCATTCCAAGGTGTTGTTTTGGCACATACTGATGGTAATGTACCTAATATGATTGTTAATATTCCAGATAGGAGTGCATACACTCTAGGTTACACAATCTACTTCTTTGAGATAGCTGTTGCAATTTCTGGCTATTTAAATGGTATTAATCCATTTAATCAACCAGGTGTTGAAGCATATAAAAAGAATATGTTTGCCTTGTTGAATAGACCAGGATACGAGGATTTGAGTAAGGAACTAAACAATCGTTTAAAATAA
- a CDS encoding class I SAM-dependent methyltransferase, with translation MKTIEITKEAARKYKDGFPQLSMRDFVKSEHEEDGSLIKLVSDKVFVAYAYVAKQRNSDGWILSLDEHQYINVDFYRKLFTMAQVKRTKFYYDEETNAFRFFNGSADGIGGLNIDYFAGFYVFTFENQGLYYHRELLYEAFSMAVSDAKGIYEKLQFNVQNDGLKRRHVQGEKASDVLEVKQNGMNFALHLNNGDFDFNFEERDLLLGIKEKYASQKIVLSCFSKNGAVAVAAKIGGAFKTVSIDLNSKNTSKIKENFELNNIVADKQEIRAMDITSYLDYAQKHHIMFDVIVLDPPVFVRGKKSSFSLNKDYFDLIQMALQSIKDGGTMILTANSATISMKRFKQIVADAFIDADYHYEVEDIYRAGEDFTVDKSFAKGNTFKSIIVSVSKGRK, from the coding sequence TTGAAAACGATTGAAATTACAAAAGAAGCTGCAAGAAAATACAAAGATGGTTTCCCGCAATTAAGTATGCGAGATTTTGTTAAAAGTGAACATGAAGAAGATGGATCTTTAATTAAATTGGTATCAGATAAAGTTTTTGTTGCATATGCATATGTAGCAAAACAAAGGAACTCAGATGGTTGGATACTTTCTTTAGATGAACACCAGTATATTAATGTTGACTTTTATAGAAAGCTATTTACTATGGCACAGGTTAAACGTACGAAATTTTATTACGATGAAGAAACAAATGCTTTTCGTTTCTTTAATGGAAGTGCCGATGGGATAGGCGGACTAAATATTGATTATTTTGCTGGCTTTTACGTCTTTACCTTTGAGAATCAAGGGCTTTATTATCATCGTGAATTGCTTTATGAGGCATTTAGCATGGCTGTGAGTGATGCAAAAGGTATATACGAAAAATTGCAATTTAATGTACAAAATGATGGCCTAAAGAGAAGACATGTGCAAGGTGAAAAAGCATCAGATGTGTTGGAAGTTAAACAAAATGGGATGAATTTTGCGCTCCATTTAAATAATGGCGATTTCGATTTTAACTTTGAGGAACGCGACTTACTTCTTGGAATAAAAGAGAAGTATGCTTCCCAAAAAATTGTTTTGAGTTGCTTTAGTAAAAATGGTGCTGTCGCTGTCGCTGCTAAGATAGGTGGTGCATTCAAAACAGTCAGTATTGATTTGAACTCAAAGAACACTTCAAAAATAAAAGAAAATTTTGAATTGAATAATATAGTCGCAGACAAACAGGAAATCCGTGCAATGGATATTACTAGTTATCTGGACTATGCGCAAAAACATCATATTATGTTCGATGTGATTGTTTTGGACCCACCTGTCTTTGTACGTGGAAAAAAGAGTTCTTTTTCTTTAAATAAGGATTATTTTGACCTAATTCAAATGGCATTACAGAGTATTAAAGATGGTGGCACGATGATTTTAACTGCCAATTCGGCAACTATCTCAATGAAAAGATTTAAACAAATAGTTGCTGATGCATTTATTGATGCTGATTATCATTATGAAGTTGAAGATATTTATCGGGCTGGTGAAGACTTTACAGTTGATAAGTCTTTTGCAAAAGGAAATACATTTAAATCGATTATAGTAAGTGTCTCTAAAGGACGAAAATAA